One stretch of Paenibacillus sp. AN1007 DNA includes these proteins:
- a CDS encoding metalloregulator ArsR/SmtB family transcription factor produces the protein MEQPVKAPHDCDDACSGTEADVQTIRTSLIDRDTSSEMADWFKAFSDPTRLRIIDALLQKELCVHDLTVLLDMGQSAISHQLRSLRNMRIVKRRKEGKTVYYSLDDAHIEQIFLQTLQHIKHG, from the coding sequence ATGGAACAACCGGTTAAAGCTCCACATGATTGCGATGATGCCTGCTCAGGTACGGAAGCCGATGTGCAAACCATTCGCACCTCACTCATAGATCGGGATACTTCTTCCGAGATGGCGGATTGGTTCAAAGCATTTAGTGATCCAACACGTCTACGTATTATTGATGCACTGTTACAGAAAGAATTATGTGTGCACGATCTGACCGTGCTGCTGGATATGGGCCAGTCAGCCATCTCCCATCAGCTGCGGTCACTCCGCAACATGAGGATTGTGAAGCGGCGTAAGGAAGGCAAGACGGTGTACTATTCCCTGGATGATGCTCACATTGAGCAAATTTTCCTGCAAACGCTCCAGCATATCAAACACGGCTAG
- a CDS encoding AI-2E family transporter, with translation MEQPEQQSENQTRVWPDRFKRFFLNNKFVLFLLILLLVGLNIMVLTKVSFVFHPLAVLIKTIVLPIILSGILYYLLNPLVDVMERWKIKRGWGILILYLAIGGVLTVVVLAVIPVLRNQIMGLIANFPTYSETVRDQFEELTGSQLFSQVQETINMNWQDWWGTISQKATEILNSTWTKLGGFLGAFTETVLSIVTVPFILFYLLKDGKKLPEKILSFLPIKSRTGAMHVLHDINHQISSFIRGQIIVSFCIGVLLYIGYMIIGLDYALILAIIASFTSVVPYLGPAIAITPALIVALVTSPVMLLKMIAVWTIVQLIEGKFISPQIMGKTLKIHPITIIFVILTSGNLFGVVGILLAVPGYAVLKVIVSHIFNLFKDKSGLYDPNKNKLL, from the coding sequence ATGGAGCAGCCTGAGCAGCAGTCCGAGAACCAAACCCGTGTTTGGCCGGATCGATTCAAACGTTTTTTTCTGAATAATAAATTTGTACTGTTTCTATTAATTCTACTGCTGGTTGGACTGAACATAATGGTTCTGACCAAAGTATCGTTTGTATTCCACCCGCTGGCGGTGTTGATCAAAACGATTGTACTACCAATCATTCTGTCTGGCATACTTTATTACCTGCTCAATCCACTTGTGGACGTGATGGAACGATGGAAAATCAAGCGAGGCTGGGGCATTCTCATTCTCTATCTCGCCATTGGCGGGGTGCTGACCGTTGTGGTGCTGGCTGTTATTCCTGTGCTGCGTAACCAGATCATGGGACTCATCGCCAATTTTCCTACCTATAGTGAAACCGTAAGGGATCAATTCGAGGAATTGACAGGCAGTCAGCTGTTCAGTCAGGTACAGGAGACCATCAACATGAACTGGCAGGACTGGTGGGGCACGATCTCCCAGAAAGCAACCGAGATTCTCAACTCCACGTGGACGAAGCTTGGCGGATTCCTCGGTGCGTTTACCGAGACGGTGTTATCCATTGTAACCGTTCCGTTCATCCTGTTCTATCTGCTCAAAGACGGCAAGAAACTGCCGGAGAAAATCTTGTCTTTTCTACCAATCAAAAGCCGTACCGGTGCAATGCATGTCCTGCATGATATCAACCACCAGATCAGCTCATTCATCCGTGGACAGATTATCGTCAGCTTCTGTATCGGTGTGCTGCTCTACATCGGGTATATGATCATCGGTCTGGATTATGCTTTGATTCTTGCGATTATCGCTTCCTTTACAAGTGTGGTTCCGTATCTGGGACCTGCGATTGCCATCACGCCTGCACTGATCGTGGCTCTGGTAACTTCGCCCGTGATGCTGCTGAAGATGATTGCGGTATGGACGATTGTACAGCTGATCGAAGGCAAGTTCATCTCCCCACAGATCATGGGCAAAACGCTTAAAATTCATCCAATTACGATCATCTTTGTCATTCTGACTTCAGGCAATTTGTTCGGGGTGGTGGGTATCCTGCTGGCAGTTCCGGGGTACGCAGTACTCAAAGTGATCGTGTCTCATATTTTCAATCTGTTCAAGGACAAGTCGGGTCTGTATGATCCAAACAAAAACAAATTATTGTAG